From uncultured Pseudodesulfovibrio sp.:
AACATCGTTAACTGATAGTTATGCCATGATCAAAGTCTTGACTACACAGTACGGCATCAAGGACTACTTGGTTGTTGTAAATCAGGCTCTCAGTGCTCAGGAAGCGAATCAAACATTTGATAGATTGTCAGCTGCATGTAAAAATTTTCTAAATATTGAATTGCGAAACCTTGGATTTGTCCATCAAGACTCGACACTTGTTGAATCGGTACGGCGTCAGACGCCACTCATGAAATATGCCCCAAAAGCCCCGGCCAGCAAGGATATTACAGCACTTGCTCGTAAAATAATGCGGTACCGAGAAGACAATCTTGAACGAATCGGTGGACGTCCGATTTTGAAAAATTTTCCATCCTGACGAAAATACAAATAAAGGGTTGACGAAAAGAGTTATTTTTCGGCATAGTTAGTGAGAATTTTGGAGAATGACTTCATTTCCATTCTTTCGTAGAGCCATTTGCTGGTGCTACGAATCAAGCAATGTTTCAGGGGGAAACCATGAATAAAAGCGAATTGATCAAGGCTCTGTCCGAACAGAAAAAAATGCATGTTGACGAGGCCACCAAGGTGGTCGGAGCTTTCGTCGATTCCGTCAAGGAAGCCCTTCGACGTGGCGACCGTGTCGAAATCAGAGGTTTTGGCAGCTTTAAAATCAAAGATTACGAAGGTTACACCGGACGCAATCCCAAAACCGGGACCGTTGTTCAAGTCAAACCTAAAAAACTTCCCTTCTTCCGTCCTGGTAAAGAGTTGAAAGAATTCATCAAC
This genomic window contains:
- a CDS encoding HU family DNA-binding protein; the encoded protein is MFQGETMNKSELIKALSEQKKMHVDEATKVVGAFVDSVKEALRRGDRVEIRGFGSFKIKDYEGYTGRNPKTGTVVQVKPKKLPFFRPGKELKEFINQ